GGCGACCTGCTGACTGTAGTTTCGAAAAGCAACAATAAGCTTCGTCTATTCAGTGAGGAGGGTCACTTCATCAAACACATCAATGATAAACATCTTGATGATCCGTGTCTCCTTTCCATTGCGGGTGATGGTCGTATAATCATAACTGACTGTGGGGACAACAAAATCAAGGTCCTCTCCCCTGACGGGAATGACTTGCTCCAATCCTTCCGtgccccagactgtgataaatCTCCACTCTGCGCTATTTATCACCAGGACAAATTCTTTGCTTCTTATTCCTTTGCTAATTGTGTCAAGGTATTTGACAAAACAGGAGTGTATTTACATGACATTGGCTGTGAGGGGTCCAATGATGGCCAGTTTGATTGTCCTCTTGGACTGGTTATTGACAAGTACAACAGACTCATTGTGTGTGATGGACATAACCATAGGCTGCAGCTCTTCACCCTGAGCGGCAAGTTTTTGAGTAAAATTGATGGACAGTATTTCAAAACTCTCACTCCTTCCTGTGTTGCTATAAACAGTGCTGACAGTCTCATAGTAGGCGAGTACAGCAACAGCTGCATTTCTGTTTTCCATTAAGATGTGATATATTTTTGCCTTATTAGCAAATAAGGGCTAACCTTTTCCAATCAGTCAGCCGACAATAAAGtaatgaatattgaaagtgcattgcataagtTCTAACAagctctgagcaatgatgctttgaaaattcgaatttttacaAAGTCAAAGAATATTATGGGATCAGTAGCGCCTTTAactggctaataactggcttgttatcaaagctaaaagggtTAAAATTGGAGGTTTAActaaagtttaacaagttcttttagcATTTGAAGTCAATCTTCAAATAGCATGATTGTTGCCATATGTGCAAACTCATCCGTTAATGcaacaaaatgtaaagaaagcCAAGATTCCAATGAAGAGAGCTACGTACTTGAATCTGCAACTACCCTGTCGGAAAGCAAGAGAAAAACGGGAAAAAGTccgctggaaaaaaaaattgttagttTCAAATGGATAAATTTGgaagtattttgttttattatctTTTCTGTGAATTAAGTGTTTGCTTAAAATTTGTTCTCAGTGTTTTAAAGGTAGCTATTGCAGGTAGTAATCAATCTCGTTCCGAGGGCGCTTCTCCCTCCAAGTGAGGGAAAAGCCCTGGTTAAACCTTTGTCCGATTACGGACAAGCACTTTTCTGTCGAGGTTAGAGCTAAAAAGAAAATGGGAGTTGACGTAGaaagtgtttttattttaaCATGGCTTATCAGTCGTGCAGAAGTCTACTTGAATTTCATAAATACtctttaatcaattttgactgatcacaatcttctcttatccaacgctgtacAAGATTAAAGCCTGGCTTTCACTAGGGACGCAAGCGCAAGCATATGAGCGCATATTACTGGGTtggtatggcaaacccagtcggaatctgcgtttcatttgttggttttactttttttttgttttgtttttctgtcactcccctgctaagtggtgtctttgtacATAGAGCcgtctgcgcgtattttcttaggatcgagagggtagtgggaaatgcgtagatttctctggtagacacagtaggatgattaacttaaccggcagtggcgtcgaaagtcattgtaacgtgaatggcgttttaatgcatctttaaagaaaatataccattatagagctcaagaatggaacctCAATTGGGTAAACAACTTAGGGggtgaaaaataaatctctGGAATcttttaaagcgacgagtaatggtcttcgacaacaatttcatttttcgccgttggatatcaagtaacctttgtttctaatatttaataacttggtattatatacaataCTTaagtcaaatggcaattcttttatggatttaacaagcattgaaggaatcgaacgccttgaatgcatcactgtgtttactgaagtcgaaTCTAGTCGTTCTACAAAAGcttttaactaatttgcatgtgctgCCCCTGTGTGGCCCTGTATTGTGTAGTTGCTCCATAGAAGGGTTTTGTGCCGcgaatgtgttgtttgtttcaataaatgcttcgctggaaaagatttccGTGAAATTTCCACCTTTTGTAAattcatgttgtgtaattttcgagcttaaccaatttgcatacatgtgttgcattatttttgtgatagtgcactgtaagcagcgcatacgtcacgaaaataaacaggtctgttggaagcgtgcttgagtttcaacaaaatgagccccaaaatcggcaaaaaattgtgacgctgatgaataataaagtagctgcttttcccaaaacgatggaattacctggtgataacctcgtcttggagagtaaatttttgattttgcagaaacaatggtcaaactcaagagttgggcgattgtgatctttctgttgaattcgcacattacttatcaaactttataacacttgaaagaaaaagaaaactaacaaaaacaaaaatccggtatcttgccatcatttgacacagatgcttcactgtttcgcgagtaaacacgccgcggtaacttgatcacggcgcccgctgaattcgatgtcacttccgattttgcgatttacttgtgcagccaaaagtacaataacaaaattcaacttaacaaaaatctcccaaaatttttttcgctgatggtaactttttacattcgtggttcaaaattatgtcgtaaattttgtccctgatggcaaaatattttattctcgatcgactgtcctgaaaacttccttctgcttttctaaaaactgtgtatcaatatttgttttgcataaagcaagctaacaaaatctgtacctggCTTGGTTTGCATTTGATAGCGTtaaaaaatagaattttcggtcctatgcttctattacaaaatggtgtgtttttaggtcgcccatccagatacccCGCCGGACAGGACTTAACTTCACtgaacttttgtttacaaagctgtcagatgctcagagtgcacgcttaaacttgtggtgaaaagaagttgtaagggaacttgaaaatgatcaacatgtcagcccagaagccaatgtttcccGATTCCCTTTTACtatcttcaatctttctgggttcagtactttgctagtaaccacatgtcttctcagggggctatttatctaagacttctaccatgacactacaatatacaataccaaaacaatatcgtgtactgttagacctacatattacgcaaagacaacttgaatctcctggaagacaaaacgcagctcagttgacaatatggaataaagcgctgtgttacttcagtaccgcacgtaagcaatgcgtgtctattttttttaaagattacaggaatttcttctttctgacaaatgattaaattaataggccggtagccaggttttttacctcagaaaaggatttgtttcgtcgtatgaacgtgtgagccaaagggcctctgctggtacgacttctgggtgaccccttaaatggtcttaatgacccccgacttgacaAAATTTACCTCGAACGCTGCAGTTTAAGACGAAATCCAATagaaaatcgagcaatttcagtttttagtggacaaaaagcaggtaccagaataattttaagtattttactgttctttttacatttcctgaaagctaaagatataaatatATGCCTGGAGAAAAaccgaaaacaatttcccatgggaacgaGAAAAATCAAATTTCAACCTTCAGAGAAATTGTAAAATTGTTCATCAGTTTCAAGTGTTCTTACGAAgtttaacagttgtttttgacgtttggtgttcctagaaatgatcttttttcaGAAGAAATTTAAAGCAGTCGtacagaagtttgcaatacgatgtttataatcttggtactaggtttttgtccacttgttactcGAACTTCTGGTGGATTCGGTcttaataccacccaactcagtcccttcgtaccacaggcaacccagtgtacgctcatggagtgTCTagtttcaccgtgaaaacgaggttgaGACAAGCgtaagcacaaggatcaaattttttccttttcctcgtGCTTGCGCTTATGTTTGCGTTCGTTTGCGTTgagtgaaaacgaaacgcagcattagcacaaggaaatttgctacgtccgGCCAATTAAAGCattcgttccagattccccgtgGATTTTGTGGTTGATATTTGCGGTAGTGCCCTAAGTATAAGGAAATaagctaactctggccgcggcttacgtaagccgcgaaaggaactatttatacgagtataaactcccctgCCAGGATAAgtcgcggcttgagaaagccgtgaacgtagattttgtaccatttatacggggtgttcgcggccagagttagcttagccgcggcttattttctcgtGTAAACGGCCCTATTCTATTGTCATCGgggctgtctgagtgagtgagtgagtgagtgagtgagtgaataaGTTAGGGGGTGTTTATATGAGAAAACTCGCACCAGCGCGAGTTTCACATCGGGGTGACTTCTTGATTTCTTACCGCTTTTACATGATGACGAGGTGAATTCGTATCGTGTTTATATGAAGGGACACCACGTACCGATAAAATACAGGCGTGAATCCAaattgcaaatatggcgtctATCAGAAAAAGTACGCATGTGCTACCCGTTCCAGTCCACCGGGAGGCCGAGTGGTCGTTCCTCGTTTGCATGATTTCGTTGCGAGATTTCTCGCCGGAACGAACTATCGCTTCGGTGCAGCAACCGGAGTGAACTCTCGCCGGTTTGAGTCGCCCCAGCATGACTTTTTTCGGTGATATCaagtaaacaaatacagaaCTAAGGGAGGGTACCGGCGTGAACTCGCGCCGGTGCGAAAGCTGCCCCGGTATCGTGTAAACACCccctgagtgagtgagtgagtgagtgagtgattgagtgagtgagtgagtgagtgagtgagtgcgtGAGTGTGAGTGCGTGCGTGCGGTCATAAAATATCATGAAAACTGAGAGAGCCGATCCTTCAGTTTGGACAGAAGTGTACGAGCGGTGGAAGCAGATGGCAGCTCAGTTCGTTATAGAGTCAAAGAGGCCAAGAACCCGGCACAGGAAGGGAGCAACATTGGGCAAATGTCCGAGCCCCCAACTCCTTAATCCTACTGGGGAAGAGCCATGTATTTTCCCCCCTTGACCATCATCTTGTTCGAGAAACGCAAGACAGGCTGCGGTCATACAAGGAGCGATTCTTACGACAATATCGAAAAGTCCCCAAAGAGCCACATGCGTGCATTCACAAGTGGGAAGTTTGGGATAAGGTATATGGCACGTACAAAACCGATCTATCTGAGAAGAGAGAAAATCATGATGATACCGAGATCCTTAGATGGAAAACCGAAGTGGCAGCATTCTCCTCCTGGTAAGAGCCCAGCGATCGATCCTGACAGAAACCCTTTGAGAGCGCAAATCCAGTCCTCTACCAAAACGTAAATGCGGTACTCAccataatctcgtacccagatctcttgtGCCGAGCATTCTGTCcaagagatctgggtacgagaaccGAATAGGATTATAATTAGTACTCACCATTCTTCTCACATTTTCGGTTTCAATGACCACTCCAGAGCTCTCCTTCAGTTCGATGTACTGGGTAAAAACTTACCTGCATGCCACCAGAGAAACGGAACGGCTGTCTTCCCTTGCTCTGATGTATGCGTACCGGGAAATGACCTTGGATTTGCAAGCTGTGGCCCGTAATTTTTGCGGCAGAAAGAATTCCATAGGGATCCATACAGCTCAAAAGAATTCgggtttttttcaaagaaatattgTCAAGATACgctgacatttttcaaaatgtagCACGGAGTAATCTTTTTAGTGTTTTACAGACATCCAGAGTGCAATAATTTCACGAAAAACGTCTTTTTATAAGGGAAATTGGGTTGATAGTGAAGGAAGAGTCACTGACAAATGATGACATTAAGATATATggttgaaagatatatatgaaatacatcatatattgcagtgcgggtatgaaatcaaatgaagccatgttgtctcgcagtgatgagcgcaaatttctattgcgtcgagaagccttctcaacgcaatagaaatttgcgctcatcactgcgagacaacatggtttcatttgatttcatacccgcactgcaatatatgatgtatttcatatatatctttcactcataattacttatcacggaagttgtgaactcagaagtgaccagctcccaacgtcagtggcttcatagctcagttggttagagcatcgcaccggtatcgcgaggtcgcgggttcaaatcccgttgaagtcctgaaaaattttcaggcttctcgacgcaatagaaatttgcgctcatcactgcgagacaacatggtttcatttgatttcatacccgcactgcaatatatgatgtatttcatattcTGAAATTGAGAAACAAACTGAcctaaaaaacaaaagcaacaatCAAATTAtgaaggaagaaaagaaaatgacagacacaatggaaaaattgatttgtgatttgcgagaacacgagaagaaaatGAAGGACAAGTTTCGCCAAATTTATGAAGCCGAACAAAAACATCACACAAAGCGACTGGAAAACTTCGAGCTGGTTGCCACTCAACTGAAAAGCTGCGTCGAACGCGGCCAGAGCATCTTAGAGAGAAACATAAGCTCCGAAATTGTACAAACAAATCCCGCCATCCTCGGACGCTGCAATGAGCTGTTAAATGATCGAAGACCCGATCTTTACAGGTCGCCAAATTTACATTACTTGgtggaaaagaaattggatCTTATGGATCGAGTTGTTGTCACCAAGACTGATCCCTCAAAGTGCTTAGCTGAAGGTCAAGACAGCAAGGAAGTAGAGGAAAGAAAGGGGGCATATTTTGTAATTGTTACAAAAGATTCAGAGGGATTTCAATGTTATCAGCAAGACGATAAATTCAAAGTCGACCTATTGACTCCAGAAGGTGATCAACTAAAAACTACAGACATTAAAGACACCAAAGACGGCAAATATACGGTAACATACACACCACAGTGTGCTGGACAACACAAAGTGGAGATCCTTGTGAATGGACAGCCACTGACTGGTTGTCCTTGGATTGTGCAGGTTCATCAGCATCAATATCAATTTGCCTTTCAGTTTGGTTCAAGAGGGAAGGGACAAGGAAAATTTGGTGGCATTAGCGATATTGATGTGAGTGATAAAACGGGAACGATTGCTGTTGCAGATTGCGGGAATAACAGAATTCAACTGTTAAGCTGTGAAGGAAACTTTCGAAGGGAGATAAGACTTGATGACGgtgaactttattctgtggcATTTACAGACTCTGGTGACCTGCTGACGTTAGTTCCGAAAAGCGACAATAAGCTTCGTCTATTCAGTGAGAAGGGTGAGTTCATCAAACACATCAATGATAAACATATTGGCCACCCAATTCAACTTTCCATTGCGAGTGATGGTCGTATAATCATAACTGACCGTTCGGACAAGAACATCAAGGTCCTCTCCCCTGACGGGAATGACTTGCTCCAGTCCTTCAGTGCCCCAGACTGTGATGTATCCCCAATCTGCGCTATTTATCACCAGgacaaattctttgtttctttttatcatGCTAATTGTGTCAAGGTGTTTGACAAAACAGGAGTGTATTTACATGACATTGGCTGTAAGGGGTCCAATGATGGCCAGTTTAATGGTCCTTTTGGACTGGTTATTGACAAGTACAACCGACTGATTGTGTCTGATGCACGTAACCATAGGCTGCAACTCTTCACTCCGGATGGCAAGTTTTTGAGTAAAATAAAAGGACACTATTGGCAAAattgttttcctctttttgttGCTGTAAACAGGAATGACAGTCTTTTTGTAGCTGATGAAAAGAAAGGctgcttttttgttttccattagAAGTGATaggaatttattttaaacaAGTGTCCTTAAAACCTCATGcctttaattgaaaaattacGGCTATTATTAAGTAAGAAAGGACTTGCTACTCAGGAAGTTATTGTTGAAACATACTAACATCCATTCCTCTTCACCTCGGGTGGCAAGTTTTTGAGTAAAGTCGGGGGACAGTATTTGGACGATAGTCTTTTATTTGTGGCCCTAAGTAGAGATGACACATCTCTATGTAGTCGACTACGTAACAGAATGAATTCATGTTTTCCTTTAGAGGTGATCGTGAGAACTGATGGTCATATTCCCGTTTGTCAGTATTAAATCTAAAATATCTTTAATGAAATTCACATATTCCAAATACCGGACTGAGCCTTTCCTTTCTGCAAGATATATTTCTcctgctttttctttgttttcgttgTTGGGTAACTATGCAAAAAAAGTGCCTCCAGCCAGCTGAGGCTCTAAACAgtgttattttgattttattgcTTCCTTTAGTTTTTATACATAGCTCCACAAGCTGAAATCTTTAAATAAAGGCCTTGACTATgaaaaaaataggtccgcaatacGTACTCGTTTGGGCTTTcagtcaaataaacgttgatgattagcattacagtaaatgtaataTATTTTGTCATGTTACAGTGATAAATGTGGCGTAAAGATTCCGGTTTGGACTTCTATTTTCGAAGAAATTAGCGGTGCTTACTATTTGTCAGAATAAACCGTTTGGGATGACCGGTGAATAATGGTAACAGTTTTTCCTAAATCACCAAGCCAGCCCCGGCTGATGAGAGATTGGAAACTGGAAAGTTTAGCGAATGGTAAGGAAATTTCTACTGTTCCGTTCGATGGGAAATGCCATTTACTGTGGTTTGTGTATTTCCCAGTCAGCAGACAAAGTTGGACGAGGCCCAAGTTATCACAGGGGAAGGAAGGGGCGTTGATTGACAGAGTTAAGAGTCTCTGAAGTAAACATTTTGCAGCTTAGGGCTTTACATAACGCATTACAATTGGATGCATTTGAGCATATGAGTGAGTTTGTCGGCCACcaaatattttgcaattaaCTGCCAAAATGCGCTTCAGGCATGAACACATTACTTCAGAGACTCATGAAATA
This portion of the Montipora capricornis isolate CH-2021 chromosome 11, ASM3666992v2, whole genome shotgun sequence genome encodes:
- the LOC138023318 gene encoding E3 ubiquitin-protein ligase TRIM71-like; translated protein: MKEEKKMTDTMEKLICDLREHEKKMKDKFRQIYEAEQKHHTKRLENFELVATQLKSCVERGQSILERNISSEIVQTNPAILGRCNELLNDRRPDLYRSPNLHYLVEKKLDLMDRVVVTKTDPSKCLAEGQDSKEVEERKGAYFVIVTKDSEGFQCYQQDDKFKVDLLTPEGDQLKTTDIKDTKDGKYTVTYTPQCAGQHKVEILVNGQPLTGCPWIVQVHQHQYQFAFQFGSRGKGQGKFGGISDIDVSDKTGTIAVADCGNNRIQLLSCEGNFRREIRLDDGELYSVAFTDSGDLLTLVPKSDNKLRLFSEKGEFIKHINDKHIGHPIQLSIASDGRIIITDRSDKNIKVLSPDGNDLLQSFSAPDCDVSPICAIYHQDKFFVSFYHANCVKVFDKTGVYLHDIGCKGSNDGQFNGPFGLVIDKYNRLIVSDARNHRLQLFTPDGKFLSKIKGHYWQNCFPLFVAVNRNDSLFVADEKKGCFFVFH